Genomic segment of Candidatus Caldatribacterium sp.:
ACAAGAGCACGCCCGAAGGCAAACCCCAGCTGATGAACACGAGGAATACCGGCATCACAACCATGAGGAGGAGATTCTGCTGGGCCGCCTCGCCTCCGGAGGGAGGTGTGCTGATTTTCTGCTGCCAGAAAGTCGTAGCTCCCATGGCCAAGGGGAGGATGTAGTACGGATCGGGCTTCGAGAGACTCGGAAGCCACAGGAATCCCGCCTGACCGTAATCGTACGTCACAAGGACCCGGTAGAGGACGAAAAGAAAGGGAAGCTGGATGAGGAGCGGAAGGCACCCCCCAAGGGGATTGACCCCTTTTTCCCGGTAGAGCCGCATGATTTCCTGGTTGAGCCTTTGGGGATCCTTGCCGTACTTCTCTTGGAGCTTTTTGATTTCTGGCTGAATTTCCTGCATTGCTCGAGCCGAGAGGTTTTGCTTGTGGATGACCGGGTACAGCGCTAACCTTACAACCGCTGTGAGGAGAATTATGGAGATGCCGTAGTTCCCAGTGAGCTGGTAGAAGAAGCGGAGAACAAACTCCATCGCCTTAGCAAGACCATCCCATATCTGCGCAAACATTCCCATCACCTTTCGCCGTTATTTCACCGGATCGTATCCGCCACGAGAGTACGGATGGCAACGGAGCACTCGCCAGAGACTCAAAAGGAGACCCCTCCAGAGCCCATACTTCCGTAGTGCTTCCCGGGCATACTCAGAACATGTAGGCTCGAAACGGCAGCTCGGAGGAAAAAGAGGAGAGATGTATCTCTTGTACCACACGAGTATCCGGTCAAGACCCCGTACCAGGGTTTCTTCGATCCTCACCTAATTTCTCCACCCTTTCAAGAAGGTCCCCCATCCAGAGGACAAGGGAAGCGAAATCAACCGAGGCCACGCTCTCATCCCCAATGAAGAAAAGGTCGAAGGGTTTGTCCTTCCAAGTGGGGTAGTAGTGCACTCGAAAGGCTTCTCGCAGTCTCCTCCGGATACGATTCCGGCACACCGCTTTCTTGCTTCGCCCTGCAAAACACACCCGAACCGGCCCTGTCTCCCGCCGGTAGAAAAAAAGACGGACAGGGCCACAACTTGCCCGCTGTCCTTCTTCAAAAAGCCGTGCGAAATCCCTTTGCCTTGTGAGGGTTTCCATCATACGGTGAGGCGTTTCCGGCCCTTCTTCCGCCTCCGACGGAGGACTTCCTGTCCTCCCTTGGTCTTCATTCGTGCTCGAAAGCCGTGCTTCCTTTTAGCTCGCAACTTATGGGGTTGATAGGTCCTCTTCATAGATTCTGCTTCTCCTTTCACGAGGCGTGCTGTGGTATCATTATATTGCAAGGAGGTACTACGGTCAACAGAAGGTTACTCGAAG
This window contains:
- a CDS encoding membrane protein insertase YidC codes for the protein MEFVLRFFYQLTGNYGISIILLTAVVRLALYPVIHKQNLSARAMQEIQPEIKKLQEKYGKDPQRLNQEIMRLYREKGVNPLGGCLPLLIQLPFLFVLYRVLVTYDYGQAGFLWLPSLSKPDPYYILPLAMGATTFWQQKISTPPSGGEAAQQNLLLMVVMPVFLVFISWGLPSGVLLYWFVSNLFYIFQQYMLEVQLRKAKPASPALQAANPRERKGGERREKKR
- the yidD gene encoding membrane protein insertion efficiency factor YidD → MRIEETLVRGLDRILVWYKRYISPLFPPSCRFEPTCSEYAREALRKYGLWRGLLLSLWRVLRCHPYSRGGYDPVK
- the rnpA gene encoding ribonuclease P protein component, whose translation is MMETLTRQRDFARLFEEGQRASCGPVRLFFYRRETGPVRVCFAGRSKKAVCRNRIRRRLREAFRVHYYPTWKDKPFDLFFIGDESVASVDFASLVLWMGDLLERVEKLGEDRRNPGTGS
- the rpmH gene encoding 50S ribosomal protein L34, whose amino-acid sequence is MKRTYQPHKLRAKRKHGFRARMKTKGGQEVLRRRRKKGRKRLTV